The genome window ACCAAGCTGCCACCTTGCACTGTCCAATCTCATGGTCTCTCGTGCTGCTTCTCACCCAGCAGCAATGCCTTGCCTCACGGCAATACGTAGGCAACCGAAAGCTTCAGCCTGCGCTGCCCATCTTCGAGATCGACTCAAAAATACTTCCAGTTCCTCCTATCCCTCCCCTGTGCAATCCTTTTGAACCACCATTTCTCACACAAGAACATCATCCCAGGGCATATCCCAGGGTGCCTTTGAAGCATTTATTATAGAATATCAGCTAGTTGACGATACAGACCAGCAGCCTGCCTGGCAACTCAACAGAGAAATTTTATAATTTTATGCCCGTCCCCTCCTTCCTTACAGCAGCAGAATGCCTCGGCAACAATCTGGCAACCGAAGGCTTCAGCCTGCGCTGCCCATCTTCGAGATCGACTCTGGAATACAATGCCCAGGTACCTGTCTCGGTCATACAGTCAGTCCACCTGGGCAACTCAGCAAGAAGAATCTTATGATTTAGGACCGTGCCCCGCCTCCTCCTTTGTCGCCTATTCAACACTTCTGGTTAGTGCCCCCATCTCTTGCAAAAACAGTTCACTTCTCTCGATAATCTCTTTAACCTGATCCTGCTCAAATTGCACTAAAGGCCGATAGTCAGCCTTTTGTCTGTTATCAAAAAGCCAGTCGAAGTGCTTTCCCCACTCAGCCGCAATCTTCTTGGTCCGTATATAGTCGCGGTGCAGCGCTGATCTGACTTCCCTGTGTCTTCTAAAGCTTTTTCCCTCGGCTAGTAGAACCGCAGAAAAAGCATGAAAACAGGCAAAATAAGCATCTCTCACAGCGTTCTGAAATCGTCCAGCCGAAA of Deltaproteobacteria bacterium contains these proteins:
- a CDS encoding HEPN domain-containing protein — encoded protein: MKEEKIIAYWIEKAEQDLDSARDNLSAGRFQNAVRDAYFACFHAFSAVLLAEGKSFRRHREVRSALHRDYIRTKKIAAEWGKHFDWLFDNRQKADYRPLVQFEQDQVKEIIERSELFLQEMGALTRSVE